The segment catatagtttcaggtgaaggcatccgagttgatccaagtaagatttctgcaattgttgaatgaaaaccgcctaagaatgtaaccaaggttagaagctttttaggcttagccgattACTattgaaggtttgtaaaaggattttccatgatagcgactccgatgacgaagctacttcagaaagacgttgagtttgaatggacggagaagtgtcaacaaagttttgaagagttaaagacattgctgaccgaagctcctaTTTCAGTGCTACctgaatcgggaaaagaatttgtggtctacagtgatgtaTCCTTAAACGGATtagggtgtgtgcttatgcaagatggcaaggtgatagcataTGCTTCACGAAAATTgaagcctcatgagaagaattatccaacccacaaCCTAGAGCTTGCCGTtattgtttttgcattgaaaatttggaggcattatttgtatggcgagacttgcCTTATAGTCACgggccacaagagtttgaaatacttgatgactcagaaagaattaaatttgagacagcggagatggttagaactaattaaggattatgatttgattatcgactatcacctgggaaagatgaatgtggttgccgatgcattgagtagaaaatccctgtttgccttgagagccatgaatacccgtttgacattgcttgatgatggttcaattctgaccgagctggaggctaggccaacatttctgcaggaaattcatgatACTCAGTTTAATGAtgtgacttgcaagcaaaaagggctcaatgtgagtctggtaTTAAGTCTGATTTCCAAATTAGTCCTGagggatgtttgatgttcaaagatagggtttgtgtacccaaagacaatgaacttattcggaagattttgcaagaagcacataacagtcgtttgtcagttcacccgataagtaccaagatgtacaatgatttaaagaagatgtactggtggaatgacatgaaaagagatatttatgaatttgtatcaaaatgcctggtatgtcagcaagttaaagctgaacatcaagtgccttcaggttttttatagcctgtaatggtccccgaatggaagtgggacagagttaccatgGATTTCGTGATGGGATTACCTTTGACTTCGAAAaaaaaagatgccatatgggttatagtggacaaattgacaaagtcagatcattttatcccggtaaaggcggattattcccttgataggttggtacatttctgagatagtaagcttgcacggagtaccactgtcgattatttcagacagagacccgaggttcactttgagattctataagaagttacaagaagccttgggtacaaagttgagttttagcactgTTTTTCACCcttaaactgatggtcagtctgaacggatgattcagattctcaaggacatgttgcgttgttgcatcctcgaatttcagggtactcgggaaaaatacctgccattggtagaatttgcctacaacaatagtttccaaacaagtttggaaatggtgccttatgaggtaTTGTATGGTAGGAAATGTCGGGCTCCATTGTACTAGACAGAACTAAAGAAAAATtggatttatggagttgatctaattaaagaaactgaagaaaaagttaaagtgatacgagattgtttaaaagcagcatcagataggcaaaagtcttatgctgatctgaaaagaaaggaaattgagttccaagttggggatacagtatttttgaaagtatttcCATggaaaaaaggtattgagatttggtcaaaacagtaaactgagtccacgatttatcggaccgtacgtgatcaccgaaagagttggaccgttagctTATCATTTGGCGTTGCTAGCCGAACTGGAAAAAATTCACGatatgttccatgtatccatgttaaggagatcccaatcagacccctctcatgtaatttcactgactgagattgaaattcgaccggacatgacctatggagaggaactggttaagatattggctcgtgaagttaaacagttgagaaataaagatgtggatattgtaaaagttttatggaatcgacatggtgtagaagaggccacatgggagccagaagaaaccatgagaagtcaatatccgaatctattttctggtgagactttcgaggacgaaagtccctaaagggggagaaatgtaacatcctaaaatagggcctaatcaaaatagtagtttcaggaccataaatttgacatcaaaatatttaatttatgattattatgaggcctagtatctgagtatatgcatgtgttaaagtttcacgaagaaattttaagtataaggtgtccaattgaaaattagggactaaattgaataaattgcaaaacttggattctagaagcaatttgtatgaaattactttatattatgaattagaaggtcttggagagtaattttcccaaattctaaatttttagacaaaaatgagcttgcatggatgaaattttaaagagagtgcatgagggcattttggtcattaggctttttaatgaaataaaaagggaaaaatggagcaaaaatatgctcatcttcttcccatatcTGTCTAAATatggaggacaccatagctagggtttcttcaattttcaagctcaatagtaagtgctcccaagccccgtttttcatgttctctgtatttttaaaatcccggtagcttgctctttccatttctacccatatttcatgctagggtttatgttcaaaaatttacccatgcatgagttattggtattttgatggattatagaggaatatgaaagataaacgtgtgttaaacatcttttccaagttggttttcatgagaaatccttatagagactattttgcaaaagatgtaaatgtgtggtagaaatgagaaaaataatgaaaaatgtaggtttccataagagagaaaaatgttcggttaggcttgggtaagatagaaattgcatgtgtttcattatacgagcctagggactaaatagtaaaaatgtcaaaggttaggggaaaaagggtcatttggaccgggggtagatattaaacttgaaatatataatgtggggtattaatgagttaattttgctgttatagaccccgaggaacaaattccggaggtcgatcatggtaaacgcaaggtttcggaataaccgaaactcaactccgaaaagaataccaggtaagttcggataacttaaagtaaacccctaatatgcattattgaattgtaacaccccttacccgtattcatcaCCGAAATAGGGTACTAGACATTACAGgagtttaccgaattaattttttttaatacgagttaaatactattcatttactaaaacatgtcatgacgtcctttagatgggcctccaaagcccaaaacatacttcaaGACCAAACtagaattaaatcgaaaccatagggagtttttcgcaaaatcccaaagtttttttttgttcaatataacccctttataaatatctaaccttccctgcaaattttaaaaccgagaccaacccaaccaaccaattcatttcaatcaatttgataccaaattatacttctattataatcatactatttaacatattcatcattctttactttaatgcatattcattaaacaagtcttagcatttatataatcatcaaaccttatacatgccatataaatcaaaaaggaaatttacaaaagctaccagagataatctggatagtgtgatcctctattgatccgatcctccgtatacttccacgtcaatctacaagagacattgaatacactcaagtaagcttatagaagcttagtaagttcataggcataaaacataaatcttaccaaatatttatacacttatacaatatacacaattattaagttcacctgtcaccctgtataaacttactaccacttatccatttcctttaattcttttgggcctatttgtcacatatcattctttaaccaaattagggaacggttacggaaaattgagtacttcactttcactttgccatagtataactatggtcttgcgtatgatcacttatcactttttgAAATCATAGTCCTGTCACAGTCTTACACtaatcacatttatcacttgtcactgatcagataagtgtagctaaaactaccacttatcacttatcacttgtcattgatcagataagtgtagctaaagctaccacttatcatttatcacttgtcactgatcagataagtgtagctaaagctaccacttatcacttgtcactgatcagaagtaCTCAAGTCCGACGTTTcgctcaatttaatcatttattcgattttcgggttgttattttattctctattcatcattaaatatatttcatcatacattatataattcataaaattaacatataatcattaaacttcaaccatatgaacttacctaggtcgatttgcaaaatttttgaaagttcagggactaatcagctacttttGTTTTTTCTCGACTTGCTTCGGGTTCTTGATCTATCATGATAAAATCAttcacttatcagtattgacttcatcttcaacccgcttataagtaatattatctataatttcattatttacttatgtatattccaatgctgtccatccgtgtcatagtcactaaattatttttatcttttgctacagaactccaaattaagatctactaattttccctgaaactagactcacatatattcttaccataaaactttcataatttttggttgggcaaattaatacattttattcattaaagtctcccctgttctgctgtctgacagttccaacccttcttcactaaaaattaattatttcctcgtacaggattcaaatgatttttccgtttatttctcttgaaaatagactcattcaggattctaaacatataaatttaagcccctaattatttttattcaatttttttatgatttttcaaagtcaaaacaggggaacccgaattcattctggcATTGTCTTACAAAatatattatatctcatgatttacaattccgttgcttacactgtttcttctataagaaactagactcgataacctttaatttcatatttattcattctagaattagatttatacaatttttttgtgatttttcaaagtcagactactgctgctgtccaaaactgttttagtgcaaatgttgatttcgatttttgccccaaatttcacagttcatacaattcagtccttgatcAATTAACCCTTCAATGAAactaatttttacaaattaatgcTTTAGCTAGAcattataaattatttcacaattatttaaattcagaatttccacataaaaccctaatttcaaactctttcaccattaggtcccaaacattcactttctattcaattctttcaataaaatcagcatataaacaatttaaagctctaattccatgctaaatcatcataaaattctagcacatattcatagaaacttccaatttctttcataaaatcaaaaactaatggattcaacaagtggacctagttgtaaaagtcataaaaacacaaaaatttcaagaaataatcaagaattgaacttacttgcagtaaaaatatgaaaaaaaagcttaagaaaacccttctatggtgtttttgctgatgagaatgcagaaaaataatgagaaatctagataattccactttagtcctagctttattaagtaaattttgcaatattccaattttacccttaattcatcaattttcctgctgatttcgtGCCCCTTGCCGTtaagcccaaatagaccttgggtctatttgccttttaaaccctctttcttttatcatttaagctatttaatcatttcccataattttacatttgttacaatttactcctttttattcaattaactatcgaaactttaaaatttcttgacgtaactttaatactaacttattaacactccataaatatttataaacatatttatggctcgttttaaaattttcaaactctcgatatctCGTTTCTGattctaattttattaaatattattttctagtaTACTATttgctatttcaaaaatttttctaacttcatatttaacttatattcactatattattaatattttctactcatttttcggatttagtgatttcgaatcactgttccgacaccactgaaaatttaggctattacatgaatgatttatgaatgcatgatgattgcatttattattagcatgaaacatcattgaaatgcatatttgatggtaacatgcgAAAGATGTCTCGGTTAAGGTTGATAAAGGGAATTGGATGGATAAACCCTGATTGATATGtgtaatgagatcctgcatgtgttgcagtaaggatttagcttggatgggtaatccgttgatctcaattatgaaaaggatctaacctGGACatgtgttccttgaatgatcgagcctcccgaagaatatatgtgcattacagatttagcccggacgggtaatccgattagggtctgaatttagcctggactggtaatttagattcgAGCTCATTATGGGTGTTTGTCGtaacaagggatttagcctggactggtaatctcgacatcaccttatgagtttataaaatgggggatttagcctggactggtaatcccgccatatgatgtgaggttcgcgggagtgcatatatggaatgatcattcgtatgaattgacggataatgggtattccatcgagatttcctagaaactcaacgagattgacatgggatatacatatatgaatgaaatgttgaatgatgagttcatctagttaaattacatgatacatgattatgtgactaactcattgattgagtgtatgtgataggaaatcatttcataatggatgatttcatgaattaagtagggatgtatgctaattactcggtaagtttactttccgattaTTCTAGcttaataaacataaaaatgcttacccctctcttttccctgttttaccgagctcgaggactcataaggattggaagacaattggagaagcaacacactatcaactagtcaagctttggtataaagacacttttattttgttaatggcatgtatatggttTTGAAGATTTTGTCATATGTttcatttgaattgccaaatgaaggcatgtaaagatgcattcatctttttgtataaggccatggaaattgacatatttgaaagtaggctatgaccttcctttatatgcatgtttatgctctattatgatgggttgctacaagtggcaatgagttcaaaaacgagccaaattttgaatgtgctacaataacataagatccaataaatactagatgggaaataacctttttgtatgaaaccaatgatatgaggtttctatacaactaacttcatcaagatcatttacaagtgtataatcatgttttactttgaatttggtatcttttaagaaaaagaagtagaaaagggtgactaaaggcttggaaaatagcctattaaggttcacatggttagacacacgggcgtgtgtctaggccgtgcgtgacacacggcccatccccatgggcgtgtggtatggccgtgtgtcccctgcatctaaaactttaagtcaaattagtacactggtaggacacacgggcgtatgtctgggtcgtgttaatttaacagaatgctcaagttctGGACACGGggtgagcacacgggcgtgtgtcttggccgtgcctAAAAGTCAGTGCTGCCCACAAGTTAAAGGCATGGATGTgccctagaccacacgggcgtgggtgaccacacggcccctcatacacgggtgtgtgacacttttaaataagaaagttttcttaagttattgaATGTTTCCGGTCCTATCCCGAATCATCTctatgtatgtttagggccttgaaggcccATTTAAGAGTCTAGATGTGAATGCTTGGAAGTTTCAGATCTAAGTTAAACCTGGTGAGTCGATTCAGTATGTTTTAAATgaaaagtttcggtaatgcctcaaaccctatcccggAGCCGGATTCGGGTGATGGGTGTTACATCATAACCAGATTACACCCTATATTATGTGATGGTTGTAATGTGAGATTCAAGGATGGTCGGGATGTTGAAATCCAAGTACTATAATCTTATTTCGAGATGTAAGATTACATACTGTAATATTATATTTGGCGAACCAAACGCCTTTTGAGCAatgcaaaaatatttatgaagaatTGATGTAGTTGAATTGTTGTACCTTATGTAGTTGGTGCAAGTTCAAGTACTTTCCTTAGCATCTTTTGCGttataacgtgttataaaataaataattaactactagagaaatatatattttattcatcaacatCAAACTTCTTATCCTACTTATCCTAATAGATAtccattttataataaaaatatatttataatatagcccatattttaatttaataagtataaaattgattattttaaaaataagaataaaattaactacaatttaaatatttaattttaaaattataaaatccaAGAGTTTTGCATTTAGTTGGAAAAGTATTATGCTCACTTGAAGAAAGTACTTTATATATTTTATGGATTTATAGATTATAGGTTAGAGATTTATAAATGTATCATTCAGTGAacatattaaccttttctatgCTCTATATAAACCCTGAAATTTGCAGAAATAGAAAAACCAGAGAATCATTCCAAGGTTTAAAGCAAGCAAAATTCCAAAGAAAAAGAATGCTCAAGCAATTCTCATTGGTTTTCTTTGTTCTGTTAGCTTGCTACAATGGGGTTAATTCTCGGGAATTGAAGCATATTACGAGGGAGCTTGAAGTGAATGCGCCTGCAAGTGAAGCTTGGGAGCTTTATAGGAAGCTTGGCCTCCTAGATCTTATTGATCGTAAGCTTACAAATATTTTCCAAAGCACTGAGGTTTTGAAGGGTGACGGTGGGGTCGGAACTGTTGTCAAACTCACTTTCGTTCCAGGTACTTAAACCTCTATACCCTTTAACACCAAGTTTTTGTTGACTAGTATCTTGTTTCTCTAATGGATTGAGCTCACgatggaaatttttttatgattataaaATATTGAGAAGAGGAAAGGGATAATAATATTTGAACTAGGTTTTAAACGAAAACTCTAACCACATCCCTAAACAAATTTTGACGATGAATGCCTTTAAAACCAAACTTTTCTTgataaaaaattttgtttttgttttcgtttttttttgttttttgttttttttttgttattgatTGAGCTTTATCATATATACCTTTCTCTAAAGGATTAAGCTGATgatggatttttttttatttctataatATTGGAAGGATTAGGAGATGTGGGGCCTAAATTCGTGTCAGGCGAAAACTTTTAACCACAGCTTCAAGGAAATCTTGACGATGATGAACACCATTTAAAATCAAGCTTTTCTTGATAAAAGTTCTTGTTTTCTAATGGTTTGAACTGATCATACTTAccttttaaaacaaagtttttCCTTGATCAATATTCTTGTTTCTCTCATGGTTTGAGCTGACCAGTAATACCCTTGAAAAACCAAATTTTCTTTgatcaaatttattatttttactggtTGGAACTGATGATGGGTTGTTTCAATATGGAGCAGGGAATTCAAGTTATACAGAGAAAATCACTGTGATGGATGACCAAAAGAGGGTGAAAGTGGCAAAAGGCTTGGAAGGTGATTGTCTAGCAATTGGTTGCTCAGTTCAAATCATTCAATTTGGAATAATAGAGAAATCCCAGAACTCAAGCATCATAAAATCTATCGTTTCGTATGCTGTCAAGAAAGAATTTCAAGCCAAGGATCCAAAGCCTAACATCCAAGCCGTAGAAGCTATTTTGCAAGCTTCCAAGAAGTACCTTGAGTGAAACAATTAATGATGGTTAAATAAAGAGTGTTAGCTAGAAGCTATACCCTCAATAAATTGCCTTTTTTGGGAAGAAATTCTGTAGAAAGAAAAGAtagttaaaaaaagaagaagcaaaatatacaagttaaaaataaaaattattgaaattagCGTTTTATTTTGAAGCATATTACGAATGAGCTTGAAGTGAATATGCCTGCAAGTGAAGTTTGGGAACTTTATAGGAACCTTAGGCTCTTAGAGCTTGCCGCAAATGAGCTTAAAAATGTTGTCCAAAGTCTTCAGGTTTTGAAGGGTGATGGTGGGGTCGGAACTGTTGTCAAAACCACTTTCGTTCCAGGTACTTCAAcctctataaaaaaaaaaaccctttaacACCAAGTTTTTGTTCACTAGTTTCTCAAATGGAttgagctcacgatggaattatttttatgattacaATCTTGAGAAGAGAAAAAAGGATGACAAGATTTGAATCAGTATAATTTAGGTGTTAGACAAAATCTATAATCATAGCTCTAAATAAATCTTGACGATAAATACCCTTTAAAACCAAGCTTTTCTTAATCAagattgtttcttttttttttttaattgttaaGCCTATCATATATACCCTTCTCTAATGGATTAAGTTGATGATGTATACTTCCTTTTATCTCTATAAGGGTAGGAGATGAGTGGACTGAATTCGTGTCATTTAAGTGTGAAACGAAAAGTTTTAACCACTATTCCAAGTTTAAAAATTAAGTATTCTTTGatcaattttcatatttttactggtTGAAACTGATGATGGGTCGTTTCAATATGAAGCAGAGAATTCAAGTTATACAGATAAATTTACTGTGATTGATGACCAAAAGAGGGTGAAAGAGACAAAAGGCTTGGAAGGCGATTGTCTAGATATTGGTTGCTCAGTTCAAATCATTGAATTTGAAATAATAGAGAAATCCCAGAACTCAAGCATCATCAAATCTTTTAATATTAATTACATTAACTAAACATAAAAATTGTTGGATATAGGTACataaacttagaattattaatttAAGTAAGATTATTGCATATTAcactatattttatataaaacaaaattaataaattgGTATAAATAAAACTTTGTAGCTATTAATAATGAGTCCCCACTATATTAAAATATTACCtttgaaaaattaattacttTGAACATATAGCAACGTATTAAAGTTTTAATTAAGTttcaaatgaattattaaatttttaattataataacaaTTTGGAAATTACAAATAATATTTATCGATAGAAGAAATCATTCCAAAATATATTCAAGATAACAGTAACAAAATTAATCTTTAAAAGAAATAAACATCAATTTTGGTTCACaatttgaattatgaattttaatttggtctaattatatatatgaaatttgaattacgatttatatatatacataaaatttgatttaaagaaacaaatatatacatttattttcatattggattaataaaattatttttgtatataatATACCAACGTAACATGATACAAATCAAAGTTTACGTATGATAATGCACATTAGATCAAAATTTATTTATACTTTTGA is part of the Gossypium arboreum isolate Shixiya-1 chromosome 5, ASM2569848v2, whole genome shotgun sequence genome and harbors:
- the LOC108452649 gene encoding norbelladine synthase-like, translated to MLYINPEICRNRKTRESFQGLKQAKFQRKRMLKQFSLVFFVLLACYNGVNSRELKHITRELEVNAPASEAWELYRKLGLLDLIDRKLTNIFQSTEVLKGDGGVGTVVKLTFVPGNSSYTEKITVMDDQKRVKVAKGLEGDCLAIGCSVQIIQFGIIEKSQNSSIIKSIVSYAVKKEFQAKDPKPNIQAVEAILQASKKYLE